The proteins below come from a single Streptomyces tubercidicus genomic window:
- a CDS encoding type VII secretion system-associated protein: MEESTQSAMTAGVPVTGEEMPEPPPEVIEAARTAPDHWLAMVDLTWQGEGPPPLWALIGQWRSGPTGEIEEWRDNPEYRPSPQMLDWSEPTDAVDCALQLAATGYGPGKDVSEALARAEVSVLVTATGSPLAAASPEGTPVIPVYTSQSYLESVGRLLYDRRPVAELVEQLPPGHALYLNPTGPVSMLVDTEELRAALAGVSGSEAREPAAPVAPRPGTGAGGAEPVGSGRGIGKPARTAKGSTVVGAGMAGSGMARGAN; this comes from the coding sequence ATGGAAGAGAGCACACAGTCGGCGATGACGGCGGGCGTTCCGGTGACGGGCGAGGAGATGCCCGAGCCCCCGCCGGAGGTCATCGAGGCGGCACGCACTGCGCCCGACCACTGGCTGGCCATGGTGGATCTGACCTGGCAGGGCGAGGGGCCGCCACCGCTCTGGGCGCTGATCGGTCAGTGGCGGTCGGGTCCGACGGGCGAGATCGAGGAGTGGCGGGACAATCCGGAGTACCGGCCGTCGCCCCAGATGCTGGACTGGTCCGAGCCGACGGACGCGGTCGACTGCGCACTGCAGCTCGCCGCGACCGGCTACGGGCCGGGGAAGGACGTCTCCGAGGCGCTGGCGCGTGCGGAGGTCTCCGTCCTGGTGACCGCGACCGGTTCGCCGCTGGCCGCCGCCTCGCCCGAGGGCACCCCGGTGATCCCCGTCTACACCTCGCAGAGCTACCTCGAATCGGTGGGCCGGCTGCTGTACGACCGTCGGCCGGTGGCCGAACTCGTCGAGCAGCTGCCGCCGGGGCATGCCCTGTACCTCAACCCGACCGGGCCGGTGAGCATGCTGGTGGACACCGAGGAGCTGCGCGCGGCGCTGGCCGGGGTATCCGGATCGGAGGCGCGGGAACCGGCCGCGCCGGTGGCACCGCGTCCGGGGACCGGGGCCGGCGGGGCCGAGCCCGTCGGCAGCGGCCGGGGGATCGGCAAGCCCGCCCGTACCGCGAAGGGCAGCACCGTGGTCGGTGCCGGGATGGCCGGCAGCGGAATGGCCCGCGGCGCGAACTGA
- a CDS encoding response regulator, which yields MIRVLLVDDEALVREGLRMILEPAEGIEVVAEASDGSSAITAAVQHRPDVVLMDVRMAGMDGLTALKELRRSTYGPKVIMLTTFDLDDYVHTALRNGAAGFLLKDTSPRELADAVRTVADGSAMLTPKVTKRLIDAFAGLASEGASEARQRLSVLTDREGDVVRAVARGLSNAEIGRALVMGEGTVKAHVSRALAKLGLANRVQMALLVRDAGLT from the coding sequence ATGATCCGAGTTCTGCTGGTCGACGACGAAGCCTTGGTCCGGGAAGGTCTGCGCATGATCCTCGAACCGGCCGAGGGCATCGAGGTGGTGGCCGAGGCGAGCGACGGCAGTTCAGCGATCACCGCGGCCGTCCAGCATCGCCCCGACGTCGTGCTGATGGACGTCAGGATGGCAGGCATGGACGGGCTGACCGCCCTCAAGGAGCTGCGGCGCTCGACCTATGGCCCCAAGGTGATCATGCTGACCACCTTCGACCTCGATGACTATGTGCACACCGCCCTGCGCAACGGGGCGGCCGGATTCCTCCTCAAGGACACCTCTCCGCGGGAGCTGGCCGATGCCGTCCGTACGGTCGCCGACGGCAGCGCCATGCTGACACCCAAGGTCACCAAACGGCTGATCGACGCCTTCGCGGGACTGGCGTCGGAAGGTGCGAGCGAGGCGCGTCAGCGGCTCTCGGTACTGACCGACCGGGAGGGCGATGTGGTCCGGGCCGTGGCCAGGGGACTGTCCAATGCCGAGATCGGACGTGCACTGGTGATGGGCGAAGGCACGGTGAAGGCCCATGTCAGCCGCGCACTCGCCAAACTGGGTCTGGCCAACCGGGTACAGATGGCGCTACTGGTCCGCGACGCGGGCTTGACGTAG
- a CDS encoding acyltransferase — MPINQNVFSSVAAWRRRAVSRAVHRGARWVREAAAVTAERPGPYRFRRIGTGTRLAYPQGTVFGDPWIELGDHCIIAQDVTLTAGMMPDLDLGAEPILTLGNGVVLGRGSHVIADVRLTIGDDCFFGPGVYVTTTNHSYDDPEVPVGKQWPRSEPVAIGPGSWIGTGAVILPGARLGRNVVVAAGAVVRGEVPDHAVVAGAPARIVRRWDARQGWQPPLRTPAPVPIPEGVTPEQLVALEEWQAAEAGEAYETS, encoded by the coding sequence GTGCCGATAAACCAGAACGTGTTCTCGTCTGTCGCGGCCTGGCGGCGCCGGGCCGTGTCGCGCGCCGTCCACCGTGGCGCGCGCTGGGTGCGCGAGGCCGCGGCCGTGACGGCCGAGCGCCCGGGGCCGTACCGTTTCCGCCGGATCGGCACCGGCACCCGGCTCGCCTATCCCCAGGGCACGGTCTTCGGAGACCCGTGGATCGAGCTCGGCGACCACTGCATCATCGCCCAGGACGTGACGCTGACGGCGGGCATGATGCCGGACCTCGATCTCGGCGCGGAGCCGATCCTCACGCTGGGGAACGGTGTCGTGCTGGGCCGCGGCAGTCATGTGATCGCGGATGTCCGGCTGACGATCGGCGATGACTGTTTCTTCGGCCCCGGCGTCTATGTCACCACCACCAACCACAGCTATGACGACCCCGAGGTGCCGGTCGGCAAGCAGTGGCCGCGCAGTGAGCCGGTCGCCATCGGGCCCGGCAGCTGGATCGGGACCGGTGCGGTGATTCTGCCCGGAGCGCGGCTGGGCCGGAATGTGGTGGTCGCGGCCGGTGCGGTGGTCCGCGGTGAGGTCCCCGACCATGCGGTGGTCGCCGGTGCGCCCGCCAGGATCGTCCGCCGCTGGGACGCCCGGCAGGGCTGGCAGCCGCCGCTGCGCACCCCGGCGCCGGTGCCGATTCCCGAGGGCGTCACCCCGGAGCAGCTGGTCGCGCTGGAGGAGTGGCAGGCGGCGGAGGCCGGGGAGGCGTACGAGACGTCCTGA
- a CDS encoding ABC transporter ATP-binding protein translates to MTQKTAAARATGLAKHYGSGDSRVVALAGVDVEFRRGEFTAIMGPSGSGKSTLMHCVAGLDQADEGRVWIGDTELTGLRDNTLTQLRRDRVGFIFQAFNLLPTLTALENITLPFDLAGRKHDQDAVKKVIGALNLQNRLHHRPSQLSGGQQQRVACARALVTRPEVVFADEPTGALDSSASAELLAFLRRSVDAFGQTVAMVTHEPSAAAYADRVLFLKDGHLVDELQAPSAEGVLERMKSFEKAAA, encoded by the coding sequence ATGACACAGAAAACAGCTGCCGCCCGAGCGACCGGGCTCGCCAAGCACTATGGATCGGGCGACTCCCGCGTGGTCGCGCTCGCCGGAGTCGATGTGGAGTTCCGGCGCGGTGAGTTCACCGCGATCATGGGGCCTTCCGGCTCCGGCAAATCGACGCTGATGCACTGCGTCGCGGGGCTCGACCAGGCCGACGAGGGCAGAGTATGGATCGGAGACACCGAGTTAACCGGTCTGCGCGACAACACGCTCACCCAACTGCGCCGCGACCGTGTGGGATTCATCTTTCAGGCTTTCAACCTCCTCCCTACGCTCACCGCCCTCGAAAACATCACGCTCCCCTTCGATCTGGCCGGCCGCAAGCACGACCAGGACGCGGTGAAGAAGGTCATCGGAGCACTCAACCTGCAGAACCGGCTGCACCACCGGCCCAGCCAGCTGTCCGGTGGTCAACAGCAGCGTGTGGCCTGCGCCAGGGCACTGGTCACCCGGCCCGAGGTGGTGTTCGCCGACGAGCCGACCGGCGCACTGGACTCCTCCGCCTCCGCGGAGCTGCTCGCCTTTCTCCGCCGCAGTGTCGACGCCTTCGGCCAGACGGTGGCGATGGTGACCCATGAGCCGAGTGCCGCCGCCTACGCGGACCGGGTGCTGTTCCTCAAGGACGGCCATCTCGTGGACGAGCTCCAGGCGCCGTCCGCCGAAGGCGTGTTGGAACGTATGAAGTCGTTCGAGAAGGCAGCCGCCTGA
- a CDS encoding DMT family transporter — translation MTAVFALATSLLWGLADFGGGLLARRLQALTVVVVSQALAAVVLGAIVLATGGWREAGPQLWFAVGAGVVGPAAMLCFYRALALGPMGVVSPLASFGTVLVPLGVGILAGERPGLLQITGMLVAVVGVVLAGGPRISGASVARRTIVLTVISALGFGAVMALISEASTTVTGLFLALFVQRLCNVAVGGAALYASVRRGTPALPDGGLPALRDALPALAFVGIADVAANGTYALAAQSGPVTMAAVLASLYPVVTTLAALGILKERLRAIQTAGASLALVGSALLASGG, via the coding sequence ATGACAGCGGTCTTCGCCCTGGCCACCAGCCTTCTGTGGGGGCTCGCCGACTTCGGCGGCGGACTGCTCGCCCGACGGCTGCAGGCGCTGACCGTAGTGGTGGTCTCCCAGGCCCTGGCCGCCGTCGTACTGGGCGCCATCGTGCTGGCCACCGGCGGCTGGCGGGAGGCCGGACCTCAGCTGTGGTTCGCGGTCGGAGCGGGCGTCGTGGGCCCGGCCGCCATGCTCTGCTTCTACCGCGCCCTGGCGCTCGGCCCGATGGGCGTGGTCTCCCCGCTCGCCTCGTTCGGCACCGTGCTCGTACCGCTCGGCGTCGGGATCCTGGCGGGCGAGCGGCCGGGCCTGCTCCAGATCACCGGCATGCTGGTGGCCGTGGTGGGCGTCGTGCTGGCCGGCGGCCCGCGGATCAGCGGCGCCTCCGTGGCCCGACGGACGATCGTGCTGACGGTGATCTCGGCGCTCGGCTTCGGTGCGGTGATGGCGCTGATCTCTGAGGCGTCGACGACCGTGACCGGGCTCTTTCTCGCCCTGTTCGTCCAGCGGCTGTGCAATGTCGCCGTCGGTGGCGCCGCGCTCTACGCATCGGTGCGGCGCGGCACTCCGGCGCTGCCCGACGGCGGACTCCCGGCCCTCCGGGACGCGCTGCCCGCACTCGCCTTCGTCGGTATCGCCGATGTCGCCGCGAACGGCACCTACGCCCTCGCCGCCCAGAGCGGACCGGTCACCATGGCCGCGGTGCTCGCCTCCCTCTACCCGGTCGTCACCACGCTCGCCGCACTCGGCATCCTCAAGGAGCGGCTGCGGGCGATCCAGACGGCCGGCGCCTCCCTCGCCCTGGTCGGCTCGGCCCTGCTCGCCTCCGGCGGCTGA
- a CDS encoding CoA-binding protein gives MYGDPSTIRRILTELGDTWAVVGLSTNEQRPAHGVAEVLQRYGKRIVPVHPKAERVHGEQGYPSLSAIPFPVDVVDVFVNSELAGPVADEAVSVGAKAVWFQLGVVNEAAWDRVHDSGLDMVMDRCPAIEIPRLR, from the coding sequence GTGTACGGCGACCCCAGTACGATCCGCAGGATCCTGACCGAGCTCGGCGACACCTGGGCCGTGGTGGGCCTGTCGACCAACGAGCAGCGCCCGGCGCACGGCGTCGCGGAGGTGCTGCAGCGCTACGGCAAGCGGATCGTGCCGGTGCATCCGAAGGCCGAGCGCGTCCATGGCGAGCAGGGCTACCCCTCGCTCTCCGCGATCCCGTTCCCGGTCGATGTGGTCGATGTCTTCGTCAACAGCGAGCTGGCGGGCCCGGTTGCCGATGAGGCCGTCTCGGTCGGGGCGAAGGCCGTCTGGTTCCAGCTAGGGGTGGTCAACGAGGCGGCCTGGGACCGGGTGCACGACTCCGGTCTCGACATGGTGATGGATCGTTGTCCCGCGATCGAGATACCTCGTCTGCGCTGA
- a CDS encoding ABC transporter permease, with product MLTSMLRDLLAHKGRVVMTLLAIALGVTATVGSWVVSDSIATTLAGEETRHDVGVSVQSPGKEPLLTAADRDRLARTPGVRRAEGVVVGRAGLIGRGNKFIRTSTVLDRAGTNWSNDKRFTVEAGTAPTAPGQVALQKAEADSAGLTVGDTAHVLLSGGRSDTAKVTALFTYHRLGPRTTTDTNEASDAVPVVAYDTATAAKLLGPRFHRIELISAPGASPGAIKAAVRKGLGDEYHVETGHALAQAAVQQTDSDAQELRMTMLPFAAVALLVGMFVIANTFTLLVSRRTRQFALLRAVGTRRSQVRAGIIIEAVVLGVAGGTIGTLGGVALGPSMIAVMRPEDDVDFTVSPVAILLGYGVAVLVTTVAAYRSARRAAAVPPVAALRTAETVPRETQRTRNATGLGCVLLGLVMVAVTADPSASNLGRIIGLAGAVLGVIGVIVLAPFFAEALLRPLLRLLGSRSGPAVRLGLRNAAGDPRRTSGTATALTVGLALVCAFATLSASFSTLIASTTRANVPTTTTVLQSAAGAESSLTLAEADKVRKLPGVTQVAGSREALVGLTYQGGRTERRISAIEPAGLKGPLTPHLTAGSLDLTHGVVISQNQADMMDLGMHDRITLHLDAKTSVTQTVVGIYDATELQASIFLDVSKAPASLRRQITTLYATGPDPDRARDGIRAAFRDRPDISVGSGETLVEQGIDQQSLAFTLMYAMFGVAILIAVFGVVNTLMLSVMERTREIGVIRAVGATRLLVRRTIRVESIVISLFGALLGVVVGVPAGAVMQHAMFGQRLWDFSVPAGVIGLSLVGVTLAAVLAAIWPARRAARTKMLAAIAGE from the coding sequence ATGCTGACGTCGATGCTGCGCGATCTGCTCGCGCACAAGGGCCGTGTGGTGATGACGCTTCTCGCCATCGCTCTCGGCGTGACCGCGACGGTCGGAAGCTGGGTGGTGAGCGATTCCATCGCCACCACCCTCGCGGGCGAGGAAACTCGCCACGACGTAGGTGTCTCGGTGCAGAGCCCCGGGAAGGAGCCGCTGCTCACCGCCGCGGACCGGGACCGGCTGGCCCGCACGCCCGGGGTCCGGCGCGCCGAGGGTGTGGTCGTCGGCCGCGCCGGGCTGATCGGTCGTGGCAACAAGTTCATCCGCACGAGCACGGTCCTGGACCGGGCCGGCACGAACTGGAGCAACGACAAGCGCTTCACTGTAGAGGCAGGCACGGCACCCACCGCTCCGGGCCAGGTGGCTCTCCAGAAGGCCGAGGCCGACTCCGCCGGCCTCACGGTGGGCGACACCGCCCATGTGCTGCTGTCCGGCGGACGTTCCGACACGGCCAAGGTGACGGCGCTGTTCACCTATCACCGGCTGGGCCCCAGGACCACGACGGACACGAACGAGGCATCCGATGCGGTACCGGTGGTGGCCTATGACACGGCGACCGCTGCGAAGTTGCTCGGTCCGCGATTCCACCGCATCGAGCTGATCTCCGCGCCCGGTGCGAGCCCCGGCGCAATCAAGGCGGCCGTACGCAAGGGCTTAGGGGACGAGTACCACGTCGAGACGGGCCATGCACTGGCCCAGGCTGCCGTTCAACAGACGGACTCCGACGCACAGGAGCTCCGGATGACGATGCTGCCCTTCGCCGCGGTCGCGCTCCTGGTCGGGATGTTCGTCATCGCCAACACCTTCACCCTGCTGGTGAGCCGGCGGACCCGGCAGTTCGCGCTGCTGCGGGCCGTCGGTACACGGAGGAGCCAGGTCAGGGCCGGGATCATCATCGAGGCCGTTGTGCTCGGAGTGGCCGGCGGCACCATCGGCACGTTGGGCGGTGTGGCACTGGGGCCCTCGATGATTGCGGTGATGCGGCCGGAGGACGACGTCGACTTCACTGTCAGCCCGGTGGCGATCCTTCTCGGATACGGGGTCGCCGTATTGGTGACGACAGTGGCCGCGTACCGCTCCGCGCGACGGGCCGCGGCCGTCCCGCCGGTCGCCGCGCTGCGCACCGCCGAAACCGTCCCCCGGGAGACCCAGCGGACCCGCAACGCCACCGGTCTCGGCTGTGTCCTCCTCGGTCTGGTGATGGTCGCCGTCACCGCGGACCCCAGTGCGTCCAACCTCGGGCGCATCATCGGACTCGCGGGGGCGGTACTCGGTGTCATCGGCGTCATCGTGCTCGCGCCCTTTTTCGCCGAGGCGCTGCTCCGGCCGCTGCTACGCCTTCTCGGGTCGCGGTCGGGACCGGCGGTCCGGCTCGGTCTGCGCAATGCTGCGGGCGACCCGCGACGGACCTCCGGTACGGCGACCGCCCTCACCGTCGGACTGGCACTGGTCTGCGCGTTCGCCACGCTCAGTGCCTCGTTCTCCACGCTGATCGCCTCGACAACCCGGGCAAACGTGCCGACCACGACCACGGTCCTGCAGTCCGCGGCCGGAGCCGAGTCCTCGCTCACCCTCGCTGAGGCCGACAAGGTCAGGAAGCTGCCCGGGGTCACGCAGGTGGCCGGGAGCCGCGAGGCACTGGTCGGGCTCACCTACCAGGGCGGCAGGACCGAGCGCCGGATCTCCGCCATCGAGCCGGCGGGCCTCAAGGGCCCGCTCACCCCGCACCTCACGGCAGGGAGCCTCGACCTGACCCACGGCGTGGTCATCTCACAGAACCAGGCCGACATGATGGACCTGGGCATGCACGACAGGATCACCCTGCATCTGGATGCCAAGACCTCCGTCACCCAGACCGTGGTAGGGATCTACGACGCCACCGAACTCCAAGCCAGCATCTTCTTGGACGTCAGCAAGGCACCCGCGTCGCTGCGTAGACAGATCACCACCCTGTACGCCACCGGGCCCGACCCGGACAGGGCGCGGGACGGCATCCGGGCCGCTTTCCGCGATCGCCCGGACATCTCCGTCGGCAGTGGTGAGACATTGGTCGAGCAGGGCATCGATCAGCAGTCGCTGGCCTTCACCCTGATGTACGCGATGTTCGGCGTCGCGATCCTGATCGCGGTGTTCGGTGTCGTCAACACCTTGATGCTCTCGGTCATGGAGCGCACCCGCGAGATCGGAGTGATCCGCGCGGTGGGCGCCACTCGGCTCCTGGTCCGCCGGACCATCAGGGTGGAGAGCATCGTGATCTCGCTCTTCGGCGCCCTGCTCGGGGTGGTCGTCGGTGTCCCCGCGGGCGCCGTCATGCAACACGCCATGTTCGGGCAGCGGTTGTGGGACTTCTCGGTCCCCGCCGGAGTCATAGGTCTGTCGCTGGTGGGCGTCACCCTCGCGGCAGTGCTGGCCGCGATATGGCCGGCCCGCCGGGCGGCCCGTACGAAGATGCTGGCGGCGATCGCCGGCGAGTAG
- a CDS encoding YigZ family protein encodes MQEQYRTLAREGVHEIEINKSRFLCALAPVATEAEAQDFIARIRKEHPAARHHCFAYVLGADGSVQKASDDGEPGGTAGVPMLQMLVRREVRYVVAVVTRYFGGVKLGAGGLIRAYGGVVGEALDTLGTVTRQRFRLVTVTVDHQRAGRLENDLRTTGRTVREVTYGAEVSIELGLPESDLDTFRAWLADTTAGTARLELGGEAYGEL; translated from the coding sequence ATGCAGGAGCAGTACCGCACGCTCGCGCGCGAGGGTGTCCACGAGATCGAGATCAACAAGTCCCGCTTCCTCTGTGCGCTCGCGCCCGTCGCGACCGAGGCCGAGGCCCAGGACTTCATCGCGCGCATCCGCAAGGAGCACCCCGCCGCCCGCCACCACTGCTTCGCCTACGTCCTGGGCGCCGACGGCAGCGTCCAGAAGGCGAGCGACGACGGTGAGCCGGGCGGCACCGCGGGCGTGCCGATGCTGCAGATGCTGGTACGCCGCGAGGTCCGCTATGTCGTCGCCGTCGTCACCCGCTACTTCGGCGGCGTCAAGCTCGGCGCCGGCGGCCTCATCCGCGCGTACGGCGGCGTCGTCGGCGAGGCGCTGGACACGCTGGGCACGGTCACCCGGCAGCGCTTCCGCCTGGTGACGGTCACCGTCGACCACCAGCGGGCGGGCCGGTTGGAGAACGACCTGCGCACCACCGGCCGGACCGTGCGCGAGGTGACCTACGGCGCGGAGGTATCCATAGAGCTCGGGCTCCCGGAGTCCGACCTGGACACCTTCCGCGCCTGGCTCGCGGACACCACGGCCGGTACGGCACGGCTGGAACTGGGCGGGGAGGCGTACGGGGAGCTCTGA
- a CDS encoding sensor histidine kinase — MGQRWERALRQRLRRLGDRWGLAVLSAVVGASALLWHQTGPVPALLAEWGWTPPADHVLSVVIAVASATAVLMMPRRQWPVITMGALAWTLLSVWIPLGVGSYVAARMSRRAWHLAWYLVGGGAVAVLPTAAGVAIGMPGLGGDDLLPSLGGAVLFVWLPAALGLWNRARREVIDGLEERAAQREREQAARAEQARTQERARIARDMHDIVAHRVSLMVLHAGALEVNTKDEETAAAAELIRTTGREALTQLREVIGVLKSASDAVGPSLGPQPTLVDLDRLLDQSRAAGVAVERHDEGTPQRLPTLLEHAAYRVVQEALTNVHKHAGRAHAQVFLRYLESDLEVVVSNTAPREAVEALPGSGTGLVGLRERVELLDGIFAAQPTHGGGFTVSARFPLSQPAVEERA, encoded by the coding sequence GTGGGACAACGTTGGGAAAGAGCACTTCGTCAGCGTCTGCGACGCTTAGGGGACCGCTGGGGACTCGCCGTGCTGTCGGCCGTGGTCGGGGCGAGTGCCTTGCTGTGGCACCAGACCGGCCCGGTTCCCGCTCTGTTGGCCGAGTGGGGCTGGACACCGCCGGCCGACCATGTGCTGTCGGTGGTGATCGCGGTGGCGTCCGCGACCGCCGTCCTGATGATGCCGCGCCGGCAGTGGCCGGTGATCACCATGGGAGCGCTGGCCTGGACACTGCTGTCCGTCTGGATACCGCTGGGTGTGGGGTCGTATGTCGCGGCCCGTATGTCGCGCAGAGCGTGGCATCTGGCCTGGTATCTCGTGGGTGGCGGTGCCGTCGCCGTGCTGCCGACGGCCGCGGGCGTGGCCATCGGGATGCCGGGCCTGGGCGGGGACGACCTGCTCCCGTCGCTCGGTGGTGCGGTGCTGTTCGTCTGGCTCCCCGCGGCACTGGGCCTGTGGAACAGGGCGCGCCGTGAGGTGATCGACGGGCTGGAGGAACGCGCCGCGCAACGGGAGAGGGAGCAAGCCGCCCGCGCCGAGCAGGCGCGCACCCAGGAACGTGCCCGCATCGCCCGGGACATGCACGACATCGTCGCTCACCGGGTGTCGCTCATGGTGCTGCACGCGGGGGCGCTGGAGGTCAACACCAAGGACGAGGAGACGGCCGCCGCCGCGGAACTCATCCGCACCACAGGCAGGGAAGCGCTCACACAGCTCAGGGAAGTCATCGGGGTGCTCAAGAGCGCGAGCGACGCGGTCGGGCCCAGCCTCGGGCCGCAGCCGACCCTGGTGGACCTCGACCGGTTGCTCGACCAGTCGCGCGCCGCGGGAGTCGCCGTGGAGCGGCACGACGAGGGCACGCCGCAACGACTGCCGACCCTGCTGGAACACGCCGCGTACCGCGTGGTGCAGGAAGCCCTCACCAATGTCCACAAGCATGCCGGTAGGGCCCACGCCCAAGTCTTCCTGCGTTACCTGGAGTCGGATCTGGAAGTCGTCGTGTCCAACACGGCCCCGAGAGAAGCCGTCGAGGCGCTCCCGGGCAGTGGTACGGGACTTGTGGGCCTGCGGGAGCGGGTGGAACTGCTCGACGGGATATTCGCCGCCCAGCCGACCCACGGTGGCGGATTCACCGTATCGGCCCGGTTTCCCCTTTCTCAGCCCGCCGTGGAGGAACGCGCATGA
- a CDS encoding gamma carbonic anhydrase family protein: MTARALISPVGGKEPKVDQKAFTAPTSVVLGEVTMGPGASVWYQTVLRADCGPIVLGADSNVQDNCTVHVDPGFPVTVGERVSVGHNAVLHGCTVEDDVLIGMGATVLNGAHIGAGSLVAAQALVPQGMQVPPGSLVAGVPAKVKRQLTDEEREGIKLNAAMYLELAARHREDVTSAEE; this comes from the coding sequence ATGACGGCACGGGCGTTGATTTCACCGGTGGGCGGGAAGGAGCCGAAGGTCGATCAGAAGGCGTTCACCGCCCCGACGTCCGTCGTGCTCGGCGAGGTCACGATGGGTCCGGGCGCCAGCGTCTGGTACCAGACGGTGCTGCGGGCCGACTGCGGCCCGATCGTGCTCGGCGCCGACAGCAATGTGCAGGACAACTGCACCGTGCATGTGGATCCCGGCTTCCCGGTGACCGTCGGCGAACGGGTCTCCGTCGGGCACAACGCGGTGCTGCACGGCTGCACCGTCGAGGACGATGTCCTGATCGGGATGGGTGCCACGGTGCTGAACGGTGCGCACATCGGCGCGGGCTCGCTGGTCGCCGCGCAGGCGCTGGTCCCCCAGGGCATGCAGGTCCCGCCCGGCTCGCTGGTCGCCGGGGTGCCGGCGAAGGTCAAGCGGCAACTCACCGACGAGGAACGCGAGGGCATCAAGCTCAACGCCGCGATGTACCTGGAGTTGGCGGCCCGGCACCGGGAGGACGTCACCTCCGCCGAGGAGTGA
- a CDS encoding helix-turn-helix domain-containing protein: protein MTDLDQLTQSLARNLKHWRAERGFTLDALAARAGVSRGMIIQIEQARTNPSVGTTVKIADALGVSITTLLDYEQGPQVRIVASEEAVRLWSTEAGSFTSLLVGAEAPGPYELWDWRLMPGDSSSSDPHPPGTVELLHVRAGTLTLIVDGEPHEVPAGASATFEAKAAHGYRNDGTEPVEMTMSVIIPPVR from the coding sequence GTGACGGACCTCGATCAGCTCACGCAGTCGCTCGCCCGCAATCTCAAACACTGGCGCGCCGAGCGCGGCTTCACCCTCGATGCGCTGGCGGCCCGCGCCGGCGTCAGTCGCGGCATGATCATCCAGATCGAGCAGGCTCGTACGAACCCGAGCGTGGGGACCACTGTCAAGATCGCCGACGCGCTCGGCGTCAGCATCACCACACTCCTCGACTACGAACAGGGCCCGCAGGTACGCATCGTGGCTTCGGAGGAGGCGGTCCGGCTGTGGTCCACCGAAGCCGGCAGTTTCACCTCGCTCCTCGTGGGCGCCGAGGCGCCGGGACCGTACGAACTATGGGACTGGCGGCTGATGCCGGGCGACAGCAGCAGCTCCGATCCGCACCCGCCCGGCACCGTCGAACTGCTGCATGTCCGGGCCGGCACGCTCACGCTGATCGTGGACGGCGAGCCGCATGAAGTGCCCGCCGGTGCCTCGGCGACCTTCGAGGCCAAGGCCGCGCACGGCTACCGCAACGACGGTACGGAACCGGTCGAGATGACCATGTCGGTGATCATCCCGCCCGTCCGCTGA
- a CDS encoding YbaK/EbsC family protein yields the protein MPVPMDAFDEVRPAVECLDLLPEPVVAAIRAWRGSVPVEELRHVDTDPAIADTALLVERYGPWLLEQSANCVVVAGKRGGETTLAACVVLSHTRVDVNGVVRRQLGARKASFAPMDKAVGDSGMEYGGITPIGLPANWPLLVDAAVVDTPYALIGSGSRRGKLIVPGKALAELPGATVLDGLGIA from the coding sequence ATGCCCGTGCCGATGGATGCTTTTGACGAGGTCCGGCCCGCCGTTGAGTGCCTGGACCTGCTGCCCGAGCCCGTGGTCGCCGCGATCCGCGCCTGGCGCGGCTCCGTGCCCGTCGAGGAGCTGCGCCATGTCGACACCGATCCGGCGATCGCGGACACCGCGCTGCTCGTCGAGCGCTACGGCCCCTGGCTCCTGGAGCAGTCGGCGAACTGTGTGGTGGTGGCCGGCAAGCGCGGCGGCGAGACCACCCTGGCCGCCTGTGTCGTCCTCTCACACACCCGCGTCGACGTCAACGGGGTGGTGCGCCGTCAACTGGGCGCCCGCAAGGCGTCGTTCGCGCCGATGGACAAGGCGGTCGGCGACAGCGGGATGGAGTACGGCGGGATCACCCCGATCGGCCTGCCCGCCAACTGGCCGCTGCTCGTGGACGCCGCCGTCGTCGATACCCCCTACGCCCTGATCGGCAGCGGCAGCCGCCGCGGCAAGCTCATCGTGCCCGGCAAGGCGCTGGCCGAACTGCCCGGCGCGACGGTTCTGGATGGGCTGGGGATCGCCTGA